One genomic window of Luteitalea pratensis includes the following:
- a CDS encoding response regulator transcription factor, translating into MIPSDGRRVLVVEDDASIRELLQLHLGLAGFAVEDLGDGRQALDVARATAFDLLVLDVMLPGLDGISLCRAVRTAGPNTNTPILMLTARDSEADIVVGLDSGADDYLTKPFGVRELQARIGAVMRRHQPPDDETQAAAPSTVLQLSTGITLDVERRQVLVHGSEAELTRQEFDLLHQLVARRGIVFSRARLLQTVWSGDAYVTERTVDTVVSRLRKKLETDPRQPALILTAWGVGYKFADLE; encoded by the coding sequence ATGATTCCGTCTGATGGCCGACGGGTGCTCGTCGTGGAGGACGATGCATCCATCCGTGAATTGCTGCAGCTGCACCTGGGGCTGGCGGGTTTCGCCGTCGAGGACCTCGGGGATGGCCGCCAGGCGCTCGACGTCGCGCGGGCGACCGCATTCGACCTGCTCGTGCTCGACGTGATGCTGCCCGGCCTCGATGGCATCTCGCTGTGCCGCGCGGTGCGTACCGCGGGCCCCAACACGAACACACCCATCCTGATGCTCACCGCCCGCGACTCCGAGGCCGACATCGTCGTCGGCCTCGACAGCGGCGCCGATGACTACCTCACCAAGCCGTTCGGCGTGCGCGAGCTGCAGGCGCGCATCGGTGCGGTGATGCGCCGGCACCAGCCCCCGGACGACGAGACGCAGGCGGCGGCCCCCTCGACGGTGCTGCAGCTGTCGACCGGCATCACGTTGGACGTCGAGCGGCGGCAGGTGCTCGTCCACGGCAGCGAGGCGGAACTGACTCGCCAGGAGTTCGACCTGCTGCACCAGCTCGTGGCGCGGCGGGGGATCGTGTTCAGCCGGGCGCGACTCCTGCAGACGGTGTGGAGCGGCGACGCCTATGTCACCGAACGCACGGTCGATACGGTCGTGAGCCGCCTCCGCAAGAAGCTCGAGACCGATCCCCGCCAGCCCGCCCTGATCCTCACGGCCTGGGGCGTCGGCTACAAATTCGCGGATCTCGAATAG